A genomic region of Ornithorhynchus anatinus isolate Pmale09 chromosome 7, mOrnAna1.pri.v4, whole genome shotgun sequence contains the following coding sequences:
- the RAB7B gene encoding ras-related protein Rab-7b isoform X1: MNSRKKVDLKLIITGALGVGKTSLLHQYVHKTFYEDYQTTLGASILSKIIVVDDTTLKLQIWDTGGQERFRSMVSTFYKGSDGCVLAYDVTDLESFHAMDDWRGDILEKIVSTDQAFPMVVLGNKIDLGDRQVSQEVALGWCTEKDIPYFEVSAKNDINIEQAFETLARRALVRSRGILDSYFTDSIKLTPEDQTQSKCC, translated from the exons ATGAATTCCAGGAAGAAAGTAGACTTGAAGCTCATCATCACTGGTGCCCTTGG CGTGGGAAAGACCTCCCTCCTGCACCAGTACGTACACAAGACGTTCTATGAAGACTACCAGACTACCCTGGGAGCCAGCATTCTCTCCAAGATCATCGTGGTGGACGATACCACCCTGAAACTCCAG ATCTGGGACACGGGGGGTCAGGAGCGGTTCCGATCCATGGTGTCGACCTTCTACAAAGGCTCGGACGGCTGCGTCCTGGCCTACGACGTCACTGACCTGGAGTCCTTCCACGCCATGGATGACTGGAGAGGCGACATCCTGGAGAAGATAGTCTCCACGGACCAGGCCTTTCCCATGGTGGTTCTGGGGAACAAGATCGATCTGGGTGACCGCCAG GTCTCTCAAGAGGTGGCTCTAGGCTGGTGCACAGAGAAGGACATCCCGTACTTTGAAGTCTCTGCCAAGAACGACATTAACATTGAGCAGGCATTCGAGACACTAGCCAGGCGGGCACTAGTGAGG tcCCGAGGGATTCTGGACAGCTATTTCACTGACTCCATCAAGCTCACTCC
- the RAB7B gene encoding ras-related protein Rab-7b isoform X2 — protein sequence MNSRKKVDLKLIITGALGVGKTSLLHQYVHKTFYEDYQTTLGASILSKIIVVDDTTLKLQIWDTGGQERFRSMVSTFYKGSDGCVLAYDVTDLESFHAMDDWRGDILEKIVSTDQAFPMVVLGNKIDLGDRQSRGILDSYFTDSIKLTPEDQTQSKCC from the exons ATGAATTCCAGGAAGAAAGTAGACTTGAAGCTCATCATCACTGGTGCCCTTGG CGTGGGAAAGACCTCCCTCCTGCACCAGTACGTACACAAGACGTTCTATGAAGACTACCAGACTACCCTGGGAGCCAGCATTCTCTCCAAGATCATCGTGGTGGACGATACCACCCTGAAACTCCAG ATCTGGGACACGGGGGGTCAGGAGCGGTTCCGATCCATGGTGTCGACCTTCTACAAAGGCTCGGACGGCTGCGTCCTGGCCTACGACGTCACTGACCTGGAGTCCTTCCACGCCATGGATGACTGGAGAGGCGACATCCTGGAGAAGATAGTCTCCACGGACCAGGCCTTTCCCATGGTGGTTCTGGGGAACAAGATCGATCTGGGTGACCGCCAG tcCCGAGGGATTCTGGACAGCTATTTCACTGACTCCATCAAGCTCACTCC